In Apium graveolens cultivar Ventura chromosome 10, ASM990537v1, whole genome shotgun sequence, the following are encoded in one genomic region:
- the LOC141690578 gene encoding uncharacterized protein LOC141690578: MVTWYQGVWNKLRVNRYAHHQWVSCHGRLYTLTRLHRFSIMESQQCYLCICARETDSHIFLHYSYSKWVLRNLLASLKIDIVGDSWNNFLHYLIGLSDKTKSTVALCYAQIFCYHIWRERNARAHNSGVFGPRKLLEGIRKDIC; this comes from the coding sequence ATGGTTACTTGGTACCAAGGGGTGTGGAATAAGCTTCGAGTGAATCGCTATGCTCACCACCAATGGGTTTCCTGTCACGGAAGGCTTTACACTCTCACTCGTCTTCACAGATTTAGCATTATGGAATCACAGCAGTGTTATTTGTGTATCTGTGCTCGAGAAACGGACTCTCACATCTTTCTTCACTACTCCTACAGCAAATGGGTGCTTCGCAATCTTTTGGCTTCGCTGAAGATAGACATTGTTGGAGATTCATGGAATAATTTTCTCCATTACTTGATTGGTCTCTCTGATAAAACCAAAAGTACAGTAGCCCTTTGCTATGCTCaaatattttgttatcatatctGGAGAGAGCGTAATGCACGAGCTCACAACTCTGGTGTCTTTGGTCCAAGAAAGCTTCTAGAGGGGATCAGGAAAGATATTTGCTAG